GGAGAGTCACCGTCGGGCTCGACCAGAATTGTCCGCCGGATTCACCGGAATCGACGGACTCCCCTTCGCCAACACGTTTTCCACCAGCGCGAACAGCAATGTGGTCCGCCACGGCAATTCTTCGATCAGGACATGTTCGTGATCCGAGTGCGCCCCGCCGCCGACCGCGCCGAGACCGTCGAGAGTCGGCACTCCCAGACCCGCGGTGTAGTTGCCGTCCGAAGCACCGCCGACGGCCGCCTCGGTCGGTTTTCGCAGACCCATTTCCGCGGACAATTCCCGCGCCAGCCCGAACAACGCGGCCGAAGAGGCGGCGTCCAGCGGCGGACGGTTGATCCCGCCGCTGATCCGCACCTGTGCGTCCGCCAGCACGGGCTGCAACGCCCGCACCGCCCGGTCGACGCGGAGCTGTTCCTCCTCGTCCCACACCCGCACGTCGACGTCGACCACGGCCGCCGCTGGCACGGTATTGACCGTCGTGCCAGCCGAAAGCACGGTCGGCACCACGCTGGTCCCGCACTCCGGATCGGCGAGCGCGGCGACCGCGAGCACCTGGTGCGCGATCTCGATCCCGGCATTGATCCCCTTCTCCGGTTCGAGCCCGGCGTGCGCGGCGCGGCCGGTCACCTCGATCCGGTAGTGGGAAACGCCTTTGCGCCGGGTCTTGATCGCGCCGCCGTCCGCCGAAGCCTCCAGCACGAACGTCGCCTCGCAGCCGCGCGCCTCTTCCTCGATCAGCGCTCGCGACGACGGGGAGCCCAGCTCCTCGTCGCCAGTGACCAAGATGGACAATCCGGCCCGGTGCGGCAATGCCGCGGCCGCATGCAGCGCCATCACGACGCCCGCCTTCATGTCGAAGCAGCCCGGCCCCCGCAAGACCCCGTCTGCCACGGAAAACGGGTGCGTTTCCAGGGAACCCATCGGCCAGACGGTGTCGTGGTGGCCGAGCAGCAGCACGCGTGCCGGGCCGTCGCCGAACCGCCAGCGCAGATGCGTCCGGCCGTCGAGGACGATCCGCTCCGGCTCCACGCCGAGCAACGCCTTGCCGAGGTCCGCCAGCACCTCAGCGCTGTGCGCCACCGCGTCGAGGTCGGACGACGGGGATTCGCAGCACACCAACATCTCGATGTCGGTGAGCAAAGCTTCCAAGCTGAATTCCGTCATCGTGGCTCCCCCCGCAGCGGCCGGCCAGGGTACGCGTCGGTGAGCAGCTGCCCGTCGCGGACCACCGGGGTTCCCGCGACGAACAGGTGCCGGACGCCGACCGAGGGCCGGGTCGAATCGAAGTACGTGGCCGTGTCGGTGATGGTGGCGGGGTCGAGTACGACGATGTCCGCGTCCGCGCCGACGTTCAGCCTGCCCTTGGTCCGCGCGCCGGGCGCGACCTCGTCGAGCACCCGCGCGGGCAAGTAGGAGCAGCGCCGGAACGCCTCCAGCCAGGTCCAGACCCCGGCCTCGCGCACCATCAGCCGCAGCGACTTGGAGAACGTGCCCGCCGTGCGCGGGTGCGTCGTACCCCCAGGGGGCAGCGGCCATTGGGTGGATTCGTTGCCGGCGTTTCGCCAGTACACCGGCATGGCGTCGCTCGCGACGATCGAATCCGGGAAGGCGAGCGTCTGGTGCAGCAGGGCCCGGTCCTTCGGTTTCTCCTCGTCGAGGAACTCGAGGATGCACGGCGCACCTGGGTCCTCGGCGCGGACCTGCAGCAGCCGGGCCTCGTCGGCGATCCGCTCGCCGGTCTCCAGCATCAGCACGCGCGTCGGGTCGAGGCCCTTCATCTTGAGCCGTTCGGGCGAAAGGAAGGCCGCGCCGATGCCGGTGCTGCCCGCACCGTAGGGATAGGCCTCGACCGTCACCCGCGACCCGGCGGAACGGCTCGATTCCAGCGTGGCGAGCACCCGGTCGACGTGCCGTCCGGACGTGCTGTTGACGTGACAGTGGTGCATCGCGGCACCGGTCTCGGCCGCGACGATCGCGATCTCCTGCGACCCGTCGACCGGCGTGGCCGGGTCCATCTCGACCAGCTCGCGGACATGCGTGTACGTGGGCGCTTCGGCCTGCTTGGCCAGCTTCGCCAACGCCAGGAACTCGGCCGGATCGCTGGCCGGGGCGTACCCGAGCAGCACGCCGACGCCCAGCGCGCCCGCCGCCAGCTCACCCTCCACAAGGGACAGCCAGGCGGCCAGTTCGGCCTTCGACGAGGTCCGCTGCCAGGCCGGATTGCCGAGCACGGCGAGTCCGGTGTTGATGTTCGCGTCCGGTTCGATGCCGGCGAGCACCTTGGCCCGCGCTGAACCCCAGGAGGCCGAGAAGCCGTAGTGCAGCGGGCGTCCCGCCGCGGCCGCCTCGGCGTAGGCCCGTTCGACGGGCATCATCCCGGCTTCCAGGTCGAGCGCCGTCGTGACGCCGTCCATCGCCTGCAGCCGCTGGCCCGCGATGGAGTGCACGTGGCTGTGCAGATCGATGAACCCGGGTCCGACGATGTACCCCGCGACATCAATGTCGACCTGGTCGTCGGCAGTCGGCAGCCCTGGTCCGACGGCGATGACCTCGTCGTCGGAGACCAGCACGTCAGCCGTGCCGTCAAAGCCCGTAGCCGGGTCGATGACGCGACCGCCCCGCAATAGTGTCCGCATGCTTCGCCTCCTAGCCTCGCTGCTGGCGACCCTAGGAGCTTTGCCGGACGGTCCGTTCGTCTCACGCGACGAATCCGGGGAGGCAGATCCATCCGGGTACACGAATCTGAACGCCTCGACCGGTCCGCCGGCGGCGGTGGCCCCGGCCTCCGGTACGGGTTACCGCCGAAGCCAGTCCACCGCCTGGGCGGCGGCGAACCCGATGAAGGCGTCACGCTCGGGAACTCTCGATCGGGCATCGACAGCCCTGGTGAAGACACCGACTGCGTACCGGCCGCCGTCCGGGTACTCCACCACGCCGATCTCGTTGCGCAGCGAGGGCAGCGTTCCGGTCTTGCCGCTGATCCTGACGTCGTCGTCCGCGAAGCCGGAGCGCAGCCGGTGCGGCCACACCTGCAGTTCCAGCCAGCGCCGGACGTCGGCGCACGCCGCCGCGGGCGCTGCCTCATCACGCCAGATCAGGCCCAGCAACCGAGTGCTTTCCGCGGCGGTGGTCCGGCAGGTCTCTTCGGGTGTCAACGCACGCAGCCTGGCGAGTTGTTCGGCCGGCAACGCGGCCAGGATCCGTTCGTCGTCCTGGTAGTCGATCCCGAGGTCCTCGCCGATCGTGCGCAACAGCTCCCCGCAGTCGTGCGGGACGGCCGTGTGCGGGAGGCCGAGCCGCCGCAGCGTCCTGGCGACCGCGGCCTTTCCCACCTTCCCGAGGATCAGGTCTGTGGCGACGTTGTCGCTGATGCCGATCATCAGGACGGCCAGGTCGTACCAGGACATTGTGACGTCGTGGCGGAACGTCGCAAGGCCGTACGGGCTGGCGGTCGGATGTCCCGGTGCCACCGCGATCCGCTCGGCGAGGTCGAATTCACCGTCGGCCGCCTGCCGGGCAAGTTCCACTGCTACGGGAACCTTGAACACGGACGCGGTGACCACCGGCTCCTCGGCGTCGATGCCCACCTGTCGCGGGCCGTTCAGATCGGCCGCGTGCAGCCAGACCTGGACGCCGACTTCCGCCGCCCGGGCGGTGATTGTCGCGACCAGTTCCGATTCGGTGACCATGGGGTGATCCCTTCTGTCTGTCCGGTGCGGACTTTCTGTCCGCACCGGATCTGTCTGCTGGTGCGCCGGCCGACTACTTGGTGCCGGTCGACGGGAAGTTGAACTGTTCGGCGCGCTGTGGGACCCAGAACGCGATCACCGCGGTGAGCAGCGTGGTGCCGATGAGGAAGCCGAACGCCGCGGTGTAGGAGAACGCGTCCGCCAGCCAGCCCATCGCCAGCGGCGCGATGACGCCGGCGACCTGGCCTCCGAAGTTCGTCATCCCGGAACCGAGTCCGGCCACCGCCGTGGGAAGCACCCGCAGCGGAAGGCCGAAGACGCACATCGTCGCCATCCCGAACACTCCGACGGCCAACGTCTCGTAGACCGTGAATGTCGCCGCGCTGCCCGCCGACACCATCAGGACGAGCAGGACCGAGGTCACCGTCGCGATGGACACCAGGTACCACCTGGCCTTGTCATGGAAGTACCGGTCGAACAGCCAGCCGCCGAAGATGGTCGTCGCGAAGCCCACCAGACTCGGGATCGCCGACAGCACGCCGGTCTCGTTCAGCGACAGGTGTCTGGCCTCGAGCAGATAGCTGGGCACCCAGGTGACCAGGCCGTAGCTGAGCATGTTCATCGCGCAGAACAGCACCGCGAACTTCCACACGCCCGGGGACTTCAGCACTTGGGCACGCGAGACTTCGGGCATCGTCACCGCCGCCTGCGGCAGCCGGCTGAGCCGGTCCGGCAACGCCTTGGGCAGGAGCGCCCACAGCCCGATGCCGATGGCCGCGCCACAACCCGCCATCCAGAGGAAGGTGTGCCGCCAGCCTATGGCTGTCAGCAGGGGGGCGACGAGCAGGGGTGCAAGGCCGGCGATCCCGCTGGCGGACAACATCACGCTCGTGGCGGTCCCCCGTCTCTCCGGTGTCGTCCGTTCCGCGATGGCTTTGAACGACGCCGCCGGGAACGCGCCCTGACAAGCACCGAACAGGCCACGGAACAGCAGGAGCAGACCGAAGGTGCCGGCCATCCCGGTCAAAGCGGTGAACAACGACCACAGCACGAGCGTGATCAGCATCGGTTTGCGAGAGCCATACCGATCGGCCAGGTAGCCAGCCGGTATCTGGCAGATCATGTAGACCAGCGCGAAGACGGTGACCAACGAGCCCTGCGCGGTCTTGCCGAGGTGGAACTCCTCTCCGATCGACGGCAGAGCCATGCTGATGGAGAACCGGTCGATGTAGTCGATCGACCAGGCGCACAGCATGACCACCATCGTGATCGTCGCTGTCCGGTTGATCCGCTCAGATGTCCAGGTGTCCTCGGTGACCACTGCGGTCATGGTTACCTCCGTACGGCTGCGTCGGGGTTGACGGCTCATCCTGGACATCAGGTGGCGCAGCCGATTCGTGGAGTTCCACGAATCTTCAGGTGGTGTTCGAGCGGTGCGGACGAATGTTGACTCGTTGCGGTGCTTCTCCTCATGGTGCCGGGCGGGTGGAGCCGGAGTTGCAGCATTGCCGCGAACCGCGCGCCAGGGTCGTCGAGGTTGATCTCACCGACCTCTGCGACCCGGCGCAGTCGCTACTGGAAGGTGTTGGGGTGCACGTACGCCATGGCGGACGCGGCACCCACGTCACCGAACGCGTCCAGCCAGCACGACAGCGTGTGGACGAGCTGCGACTGGTGCCGGGCGTCATAGTTGAGCAGACGGGCGACCGGCCCGGTCGCCACGTCACCGCGCGCGGCGGCCAGATCGGCGAGGTCCAGCATGAGCGCGTCGACGTGGACGTCCTCCGCCGTGGCCACCCGCCGGGCGCCCCCGTTGGCGAGCAGCACCCGCAGCGCCCGGTCCGCGCCGTCGCGCGAGCTGCTGAGTCCGGAGCCGTCGAGTGCGAGAGGGCCGATTCCGATCGCCGCATCCACGCGCTGCCCGGTGCGCTCCAAGAAGGTCGACGCAACGCGGATCGACCGCTCCAGGCAGTCCGCCCGGCTCCCCGGCATCGGCACGATGCCGTAGGTCACGTCGCCCACCAGCGCCACGGCCGAACGCGTCTGGACCGCACTCAGGTGCATGGCAAGCGCGTCCGCGACCCGCTGGCGATCCGCGACCCGGCGCGGACCGTTCTCCGTCGACGGATCGGCGTCCGAACCGCCGAACAGACCCAGGGCCAGCACGATTGCGGGCTGCCCCACCAGCCCGAGCCGCGCAATCGCCTCCGGTGCCCCCGCGCCGCCTTCGAGCGTGGTGCTCACCAGGTCGGCGCGCAGGCGGCGTTCGACATCGGCGCCCGCACGCAGACGCAACATGTGGAGCGCGACGACCTTGCTGGCGTCGATCAGCGCCTGCGTGCGCTCTTGGGACAAGGGCCCGGTCACCGCCGCCCAGATCGAGCCGAGGATCTCGTCTCCGGCCCGCACCGCCAGCGCCACGCGGGGAACGGTCATCGTCTCGTCGTGGAGCGGATCGACGTAAACGGGCGCATGGCCGCGATGGAGTCGCTCGAAGACGCCGTTGCGCGCCAGGCCGAGGGTGAAGCCCTCCGGTACCCGGCGGCCCAGGATCGTCTCCACGCGGGACTGGTCGGCCTCGTCCTGGCGGCCGGAGAAGGCGAGCACCCGTGAGCTGCGGTCCTCGATGGTGACCGGCGCGTCCAGCAGCGCGGCCACGGCGTTGGCCAGCGCGAATAGGTCGCCCGACAGCATGCCGCCCAGCGTCTGCGGTGAGATGTCTCCGATGTCTCCCTCGACGAGCAGAGTGCGGAGCATGGCGGCGACCTGCGCCCAGGAGGCTTTGCGGGCGAGTCCGAGCAGTGCGACGCCGGACTCGTCGGCGGCCCGCCGGATTTCCACGGTCGCAGTGAAGTGTGACCGTACGACGAGCGCCGCCGCCCTCTTGCAGCCGAGGTCGTACAGGAGGCGGACCACGTCGTCCGGTTCGTGGACGCCCACCCCCAGGACGACCGCCTGTGCGGGGAACTGCGCCTCGTCGAGGGGGTCGTGGATGACTACACCGCTCAGCTGCCGGCGCGTGCTCCCACCGCCGGCGAGCTGCTGCCCGGTCCCCGGGCGTCGACGTGGTGGCAGGCCGGCTCGGAAAGCAGATGGGCGACGATGTCGTTGTTGTTCACGAAGCGGTACGGCGGGCGAACGCCTTGTTGTGCACGGAGGCCAGGACCTGGTCGCACGTGCGCGGCTGACCGTAAGCGGATCTGGCGGGCATCTGTGCGGCGGGAGTCGTTCCTGCCACTCTGGAAGCCAGGGACACCGCTCGCTCGGCAACCCTGAGGACCGGATGGATCGGTGAGGGACAGCGGGGGCAACGGATGCCAGGCTTTTTGACAGACTTACCGACCTTCTGGGCCTTCGCGGCGGTCTGGGTGGGCGCCTTCACGACGTTCATGGCGTTCTCGCTGCTCCGTCTCCGGTACGTGCTCCGGCGCGACCGGCAGGCTATCGGACGCTTCTTCGAGACCGGTGACGCGAAGCCCGTTCTCGCCATGTATCACCTTGAGGGAGAGCGGGCCGCGACACAGGCCGGGATGCTGCTGCTCTCCGCCGGGCCCCGCTCCTTCCGCGGCCGGCGCCGGGCGATCCCGGAAGCAGGACCGGAAACGCACCCCCTGCTGGCGTCACTGCAGACGGCCGTTGACGACGCCGGAGGGAGCGGCTCTCTGGAGGAGGCGAGAGCATCGTCCCGCTTCCCGGCCTTCCGCTCCCAGTTGCGGCGGACAGCACGGCGCAACCTCCCCGTTCGTCGGACGCGCGACGTGCCCGGCGCAAGGGAAGGGTGGGCCGCGGTGTGCGGTCTGCTCGCCGTCCTCGTCCTCGGCATCGGTTTCTACGCCCGCCAGCCGGGCTCGGACGGGCTCTGGTTCGTGATCGCCCTGGCCGTGCATGTGCCGGTGGCGGTCTGGCTCGGTGTGGCGGACGGGCGGAGGGGACCGGAGCAGTGGCCCGAGTTCGGGGCGCTGTGCGAGCGCTGCGTCGCCGAGGCGGGCGTTCGCGTCCTTGAACCGGAGCGGGTTGCCGGTACGGGCTCCGCCGCTACCTCCGGCTGGGCCAACGACGGCGGTGTCGGCGCGGCAAGTTCGTGCGGCGGTGGCTGTGGCGGCGGGGCATGAGCCGGTCGCGGCGTACCTTCGGTACCTGGCGAGCCGGTCGGCGCTTCCGGAGCTGGTGGCAGCCGACGTCGCAGGACTGGCCGGACGTGCACCGGGATGTCGCCTACCTCACCTGGAAGTTGGGCTGCTGGCATCCCGATACGCTCCTCGCGCGCTCGCTGGTGTCCCTGGTGCCATGGAGGGTGTCGCGGCATTCCCGCTCGGGTTCTGGTCGCGTAGCAGACCTCGCCGACGAGGCGGGGCAGTACCCACCGTGCGCCGGCCACGTGCGGTGCCTTGTCGAAGGGGCAGTCGTCGATTCGGTTGGGGGATGTGGATC
This genomic interval from Streptomyces sp. NBC_00376 contains the following:
- a CDS encoding M20 family metallopeptidase gives rise to the protein MTEFSLEALLTDIEMLVCCESPSSDLDAVAHSAEVLADLGKALLGVEPERIVLDGRTHLRWRFGDGPARVLLLGHHDTVWPMGSLETHPFSVADGVLRGPGCFDMKAGVVMALHAAAALPHRAGLSILVTGDEELGSPSSRALIEEEARGCEATFVLEASADGGAIKTRRKGVSHYRIEVTGRAAHAGLEPEKGINAGIEIAHQVLAVAALADPECGTSVVPTVLSAGTTVNTVPAAAVVDVDVRVWDEEEQLRVDRAVRALQPVLADAQVRISGGINRPPLDAASSAALFGLARELSAEMGLRKPTEAAVGGASDGNYTAGLGVPTLDGLGAVGGGAHSDHEHVLIEELPWRTTLLFALVENVLAKGSPSIPVNPADNSGRARR
- a CDS encoding amidohydrolase family protein, which gives rise to MRTLLRGGRVIDPATGFDGTADVLVSDDEVIAVGPGLPTADDQVDIDVAGYIVGPGFIDLHSHVHSIAGQRLQAMDGVTTALDLEAGMMPVERAYAEAAAAGRPLHYGFSASWGSARAKVLAGIEPDANINTGLAVLGNPAWQRTSSKAELAAWLSLVEGELAAGALGVGVLLGYAPASDPAEFLALAKLAKQAEAPTYTHVRELVEMDPATPVDGSQEIAIVAAETGAAMHHCHVNSTSGRHVDRVLATLESSRSAGSRVTVEAYPYGAGSTGIGAAFLSPERLKMKGLDPTRVLMLETGERIADEARLLQVRAEDPGAPCILEFLDEEKPKDRALLHQTLAFPDSIVASDAMPVYWRNAGNESTQWPLPPGGTTHPRTAGTFSKSLRLMVREAGVWTWLEAFRRCSYLPARVLDEVAPGARTKGRLNVGADADIVVLDPATITDTATYFDSTRPSVGVRHLFVAGTPVVRDGQLLTDAYPGRPLRGEPR
- a CDS encoding serine hydrolase, yielding MVTESELVATITARAAEVGVQVWLHAADLNGPRQVGIDAEEPVVTASVFKVPVAVELARQAADGEFDLAERIAVAPGHPTASPYGLATFRHDVTMSWYDLAVLMIGISDNVATDLILGKVGKAAVARTLRRLGLPHTAVPHDCGELLRTIGEDLGIDYQDDERILAALPAEQLARLRALTPEETCRTTAAESTRLLGLIWRDEAAPAAACADVRRWLELQVWPHRLRSGFADDDVRISGKTGTLPSLRNEIGVVEYPDGGRYAVGVFTRAVDARSRVPERDAFIGFAAAQAVDWLRR
- a CDS encoding MFS transporter, giving the protein MTAVVTEDTWTSERINRTATITMVVMLCAWSIDYIDRFSISMALPSIGEEFHLGKTAQGSLVTVFALVYMICQIPAGYLADRYGSRKPMLITLVLWSLFTALTGMAGTFGLLLLFRGLFGACQGAFPAASFKAIAERTTPERRGTATSVMLSASGIAGLAPLLVAPLLTAIGWRHTFLWMAGCGAAIGIGLWALLPKALPDRLSRLPQAAVTMPEVSRAQVLKSPGVWKFAVLFCAMNMLSYGLVTWVPSYLLEARHLSLNETGVLSAIPSLVGFATTIFGGWLFDRYFHDKARWYLVSIATVTSVLLVLMVSAGSAATFTVYETLAVGVFGMATMCVFGLPLRVLPTAVAGLGSGMTNFGGQVAGVIAPLAMGWLADAFSYTAAFGFLIGTTLLTAVIAFWVPQRAEQFNFPSTGTK